The following are from one region of the Endozoicomonas sp. 4G genome:
- a CDS encoding M23 family metallopeptidase, with product MKVIVVNQDNSRTKSFRVAGKWLVLAIFLLIFLSMILGGGMARLFFNSGSDVILTEEGLRRWQVTLSGQKKEVESVRLAAERQIDALTIRLAELQGRITRLDALGERLTVAAKLDDGEFSFDEVPAIGGPEELPSGESVYAKPSLIDAIDQLSEQIDNRAQQFDVLTSLVSSRAISDEAFVAGLPVRKGWLSSRFGQRVDPFTGKLSWHSGIDMAAVNGSDIVAVAAGVVTWSGERSGYGLMVEINHGNGYVTRYAHSQANKVREGDIVTRGQVIAEVGSSGRSTGPHVHFEVIRNGRNVDPQRYIYRASK from the coding sequence ATGAAAGTCATTGTTGTCAATCAGGATAACTCTCGGACGAAATCGTTCAGAGTCGCAGGTAAGTGGTTGGTACTGGCGATTTTCTTGTTGATTTTTCTCAGCATGATTCTGGGTGGAGGAATGGCCCGTCTTTTCTTTAATTCGGGGTCTGACGTTATTCTGACCGAAGAGGGCTTGCGGCGGTGGCAGGTAACCTTGAGCGGGCAGAAGAAAGAAGTTGAAAGTGTGCGTCTTGCTGCTGAACGTCAAATTGATGCTCTGACTATTCGTCTGGCTGAACTGCAGGGACGGATTACCCGGCTGGATGCCCTGGGTGAGAGGCTTACGGTGGCCGCCAAGCTGGATGACGGTGAGTTTTCCTTTGATGAAGTGCCGGCCATCGGCGGGCCGGAAGAATTACCTTCCGGTGAATCGGTCTATGCAAAACCTTCCCTGATTGATGCCATTGATCAGCTTTCCGAACAGATAGATAACAGGGCGCAGCAGTTTGATGTTCTGACCAGTCTGGTTTCCAGCAGGGCCATCAGTGATGAAGCCTTTGTGGCAGGTCTTCCCGTCAGGAAAGGTTGGCTTTCTTCCCGTTTTGGTCAGAGGGTGGATCCTTTTACCGGTAAGCTGTCCTGGCATTCAGGTATCGATATGGCCGCTGTCAATGGTTCTGACATCGTCGCGGTGGCAGCAGGTGTTGTGACCTGGTCGGGTGAACGTTCTGGCTATGGGCTTATGGTTGAAATTAACCATGGTAATGGTTACGTGACTCGGTATGCCCACAGTCAGGCGAACAAAGTCAGGGAAGGCGACATCGTTACCCGTGGACAGGTTATCGCTGAAGTGGGCAGCTCAGGTCGTTCAACGGGGCCCCATGTTCACTTTGAAGTGATCCGCAATGGCAGGAATGTAGACCCTCAGCGCTACATTTATCGAGCCAGCAAGTAA
- the aroA gene encoding 3-phosphoshikimate 1-carboxyvinyltransferase, giving the protein MEQLVLKPISRVQGEVSIPGSKSLSNRILLLAALAEGTTTITNLLDSDDVRYMLKALKALGVQYQLSENNIVCQITGLAGPLGFGQSLTLFLGNAGTAMRPLTAALCLGEGEYTLTGEPRMYERPIGDLISCLEQAGADIEYLGEKNFPPLKISGTGLKGGEVSIRGDISSQFLTAMLMAAPLASDKTVITIEGELVSKPYIDITLSVMKRFGVNVQNNEYQSFVVEGGQTYISPGDIMVEGDASSASYFLAAAAIGGKLRVHGTGNASIQGDARFAQVLEQMGAKVTWSDNWIEVEKGELKGVDVDLNSIPDAAMTIATTALFARGQTVIRNIYNWRVKETDRLAAMATELRKVGADVEEGEDYIVINPPAQVQPAAIDTYDDHRMAMCFSLAAFGGSPITINDPGCTSKTFPTYFQVFEEIVERN; this is encoded by the coding sequence ATGGAGCAACTCGTATTAAAGCCTATCTCCCGTGTACAGGGGGAGGTCTCTATTCCTGGCTCAAAAAGCCTGTCTAATCGTATCTTGCTGCTTGCTGCGCTGGCAGAAGGCACAACGACTATCACCAACCTTCTGGATAGCGATGACGTTCGCTATATGCTGAAGGCTCTGAAAGCGCTGGGTGTGCAGTACCAACTGTCAGAGAACAATATTGTTTGCCAAATCACCGGTCTGGCTGGCCCGCTGGGTTTCGGTCAAAGCCTGACTCTGTTCCTGGGGAATGCCGGTACTGCCATGAGGCCGTTGACGGCAGCCTTGTGTCTGGGGGAAGGTGAATACACCCTGACGGGTGAACCCAGAATGTATGAGCGGCCCATCGGCGACCTGATTTCCTGTCTTGAGCAGGCCGGAGCAGATATCGAGTACCTGGGTGAGAAAAACTTCCCTCCTCTGAAAATCTCAGGCACCGGCCTGAAGGGCGGAGAGGTCAGCATCAGGGGCGATATCTCCAGTCAATTTCTGACAGCCATGCTGATGGCAGCCCCCCTGGCATCAGACAAAACAGTTATCACCATTGAAGGTGAGCTGGTTTCCAAGCCTTACATCGACATTACCCTTTCGGTTATGAAGCGCTTTGGTGTCAATGTTCAGAATAATGAATACCAGAGCTTTGTCGTAGAGGGAGGGCAAACCTACATTTCCCCCGGCGACATCATGGTAGAAGGAGATGCTTCCTCGGCGTCTTACTTCCTGGCAGCGGCAGCCATTGGCGGCAAGTTGAGGGTTCATGGCACCGGTAATGCCAGTATTCAGGGCGATGCCCGGTTTGCACAAGTGCTGGAGCAGATGGGTGCTAAAGTCACCTGGAGTGACAACTGGATTGAAGTAGAGAAAGGTGAACTCAAGGGGGTGGATGTTGATCTGAACTCTATCCCGGATGCCGCCATGACCATTGCCACCACCGCTCTGTTTGCCAGGGGGCAGACGGTTATTCGAAACATTTACAACTGGCGGGTCAAAGAGACTGACCGGCTGGCAGCCATGGCGACGGAGCTTCGTAAAGTGGGAGCGGACGTGGAAGAAGGTGAAGATTACATTGTGATTAATCCGCCCGCGCAGGTTCAGCCTGCTGCCATAGACACCTACGATGACCACAGAATGGCAATGTGTTTTTCTCTGGCGGCATTTGGTGGCAGTCCAATTACTATCAATGATCCTGGTTGTACCTCAAAGACTTTCCCGACCTATTTCCAGGTATTTGAAGAAATCGTGGAACGAAATTAA
- the ftsA gene encoding cell division protein FtsA, which translates to MTTADNGNLIVGLDIGTSKVVAIVGEISADGQLEVIGIGSHTSRGLKRGVVVNIDSTVHAIKRAVEEAELMAGCQIHSVYAGIAGNHIRSLNSHGIVAIREREVAGADVDRVIDAAQAVAIPADQKILHILPQEYVIDTQEGVKEPLGMSGVRLEAKVHLVTCAVNASQNIENCIKRCGLAVDDIILEQLASSYSVLSEDEKELGVCMVDIGGGTTDIAIFTGGAIRHTAVIPIAGDQVTNDIAMALRTPTQHAEELKIKYACALTQLAGAEDMIKVPSVGDRPARELSRQSLAEVVEPRYDELFTLIQAELRRSGFEDLIPAGIVLTGGTSKMEGAVDLAEEIFHMPVRLGVPQAVQGLTDVVCNPIYATGVGLLHYGLKAQQDGRRETASFSKQEEGLLNRLKKWFQGQF; encoded by the coding sequence ATGACAACGGCTGATAACGGAAATTTAATCGTCGGACTTGATATTGGGACTTCCAAGGTTGTCGCGATCGTGGGTGAAATAAGCGCCGATGGCCAGCTTGAAGTGATCGGGATCGGCTCACATACTTCTCGGGGCTTGAAGCGTGGCGTTGTCGTTAACATAGACTCTACCGTCCACGCTATCAAAAGAGCGGTGGAAGAGGCAGAGCTGATGGCGGGCTGTCAGATCCACTCGGTTTACGCTGGTATTGCCGGAAATCATATTCGCAGCCTTAACTCCCACGGCATCGTTGCTATCAGGGAAAGAGAAGTTGCCGGAGCCGATGTTGACAGGGTGATTGATGCCGCTCAGGCTGTTGCCATTCCGGCGGATCAGAAAATTCTTCATATTCTGCCCCAGGAATATGTGATTGATACCCAGGAAGGTGTAAAAGAGCCACTGGGTATGTCAGGTGTTCGCCTTGAGGCAAAAGTGCATCTGGTAACCTGTGCTGTTAATGCATCGCAAAATATTGAGAATTGCATTAAGCGATGCGGTCTGGCAGTAGACGACATTATTCTGGAGCAGCTGGCTTCCAGCTATTCAGTGCTTTCAGAGGATGAAAAAGAGCTCGGTGTATGCATGGTGGATATTGGTGGCGGTACTACTGATATTGCTATTTTCACTGGAGGGGCCATACGACATACGGCGGTTATTCCCATCGCCGGTGATCAGGTGACCAACGATATTGCCATGGCTCTGAGAACACCCACTCAGCATGCTGAAGAGCTTAAGATTAAATATGCCTGCGCTCTCACCCAGTTGGCTGGGGCGGAAGATATGATCAAGGTTCCCAGTGTCGGGGACAGGCCGGCCAGAGAACTGTCCCGGCAGTCACTGGCAGAAGTGGTCGAGCCCAGATACGATGAGCTGTTTACGTTGATTCAGGCAGAATTAAGACGCAGTGGTTTTGAAGATCTTATCCCGGCCGGTATCGTACTCACAGGCGGGACTTCCAAAATGGAAGGTGCCGTGGATCTGGCAGAAGAAATTTTTCATATGCCCGTCAGGCTCGGTGTGCCTCAGGCTGTCCAGGGTTTGACAGATGTCGTATGTAACCCTATTTATGCAACAGGTGTCGGCTTGCTTCATTATGGTTTGAAAGCTCAGCAGGATGGGCGAAGGGAAACAGCCAGTTTTAGCAAGCAGGAAGAAGGTCTGCTTAATCGGCTGAAAAAATGGTTTCAAGGTCAATTTTGA
- the ftsZ gene encoding cell division protein FtsZ: MFELVDNVPQEAVIKVVGVGGGGGNAVCHMLNSRLEGVEFVCANTDAQALKKQHLQAHTHLQLGANITRGLGAGANPEVGREAAMEDRDRIAEVLAGSDMVFITAGMGGGTGTGAAPVVAEIAREMGALTVAVVTKPFSFEGRRRMTVAEEGLNQLKESVDSLVCIPNENLLPVLGRDVSLLNAFGAANDVLLGAVQGISELITRDGLINVDFADVRTVMSEMGMAMMGTGSATGSNRAIEAAERAIRSPLLEDVNLQGARGVLVNITAGLDLSVGEFHEVGDTVREFASDNATTVVGTVIDPEMTDELRVTVVATGLGDGGDKREQSLKVVDGSRSKATRPDGTLNLKELDIPPHVRNKAAEQPEVEQAEKKPRRQAPSTDNVDYLDIPAFLRRQAD, from the coding sequence ATGTTTGAGCTGGTGGATAATGTTCCGCAGGAAGCGGTAATAAAGGTGGTTGGTGTAGGTGGCGGTGGCGGTAACGCCGTGTGCCACATGCTGAACAGTCGGCTGGAAGGTGTTGAGTTTGTCTGTGCCAATACGGATGCTCAGGCTCTGAAAAAACAGCACCTTCAGGCGCACACTCATTTGCAGTTGGGGGCCAATATTACCCGCGGCCTCGGTGCTGGAGCGAATCCGGAAGTCGGTCGTGAAGCTGCAATGGAAGACCGGGATCGGATTGCTGAAGTGTTAGCGGGCTCTGATATGGTGTTCATCACTGCCGGTATGGGCGGTGGAACAGGTACCGGAGCGGCTCCTGTTGTGGCTGAAATTGCCAGAGAAATGGGTGCTTTGACCGTGGCGGTGGTGACCAAGCCTTTTTCTTTTGAAGGTCGCCGTAGAATGACAGTGGCTGAGGAAGGTCTGAATCAGTTGAAAGAGAGTGTAGACTCTCTGGTCTGTATTCCTAATGAGAACCTTCTGCCTGTGTTGGGGCGTGATGTCAGCCTGTTAAACGCATTTGGTGCCGCTAATGATGTACTGCTGGGTGCAGTTCAGGGTATTTCAGAATTGATCACCCGCGACGGCCTGATTAACGTAGACTTCGCTGACGTACGTACCGTTATGTCTGAAATGGGCATGGCTATGATGGGTACAGGTTCTGCCACAGGCAGCAACAGAGCGATTGAAGCGGCCGAGCGTGCTATCCGTAGCCCTCTTTTGGAAGATGTTAACCTTCAGGGGGCTCGTGGTGTGCTGGTTAATATTACTGCGGGCCTGGATCTTTCTGTCGGCGAATTCCACGAAGTAGGTGATACCGTGCGTGAATTTGCTTCAGATAATGCTACCACCGTGGTAGGCACCGTTATCGATCCGGAAATGACGGATGAATTAAGGGTGACTGTTGTTGCGACCGGCCTCGGAGACGGTGGTGATAAACGGGAGCAGTCGCTCAAGGTGGTTGATGGTTCCAGGTCCAAGGCAACCCGTCCAGATGGTACCCTGAATCTCAAGGAGCTCGACATTCCTCCCCATGTTCGCAATAAAGCTGCTGAACAGCCCGAGGTGGAGCAAGCTGAAAAAAAGCCCCGCAGGCAGGCACCATCAACTGACAATGTGGATTACCTGGATATACCGGCGTTTTTACGTCGTCAGGCTGATTGA
- the lpxC gene encoding UDP-3-O-acyl-N-acetylglucosamine deacetylase, which translates to MIRQRTLKNIIRATGVGLHSGEKVYLTLKPAPVDTGIIFCRTDLEPVVEIPARAEYVGQTTLCTSLQKDGVRVDTVEHLLSAMAGLGIDNAYVEVSAHEVPIMDGSAGPFVFLIQSAGIREQEAAKKFIRIKKEVTVTDGEKTATFKPYDGFKVSFTIYFDHPVFKGRSQTSEIDFSSTSFVKEVSRARTFGFMRDVEYLRSQNLALGGSVDNVVVVDDYRILNEDGLRYHDELVKHKILDAIGDLYLLGNSLIGQFVGYKSGHELNNKLVRSLLENEKAWEVVTFEDAEVAPISYLKPVAVTA; encoded by the coding sequence ATGATCAGACAGCGTACCCTGAAAAATATTATTCGAGCTACGGGAGTGGGGTTACATTCCGGTGAGAAAGTCTATTTGACTCTTAAACCGGCTCCCGTCGATACTGGCATTATCTTCTGCCGTACAGACCTTGAGCCTGTGGTGGAAATTCCTGCTCGTGCGGAATATGTCGGACAAACTACTCTGTGTACCTCTTTGCAGAAAGACGGTGTCCGGGTAGATACCGTTGAACACCTGCTTTCGGCAATGGCTGGTCTGGGCATTGACAATGCCTATGTTGAAGTCAGTGCCCATGAAGTACCAATTATGGACGGTAGTGCGGGTCCTTTTGTTTTCCTGATCCAGTCTGCTGGTATTCGGGAGCAGGAGGCAGCCAAGAAATTTATTCGCATCAAGAAAGAAGTGACCGTCACTGACGGTGAGAAAACGGCTACTTTCAAGCCTTATGACGGCTTTAAAGTCAGCTTTACTATCTATTTTGATCATCCTGTTTTCAAAGGTCGTTCCCAGACCTCTGAGATCGATTTTTCCAGCACTTCGTTTGTCAAAGAAGTCAGCCGGGCCCGTACCTTCGGATTTATGCGTGACGTTGAGTACCTGCGTTCACAGAATCTGGCCCTGGGAGGCAGCGTTGATAACGTTGTCGTGGTTGATGACTACCGGATTCTGAACGAAGACGGACTTCGTTATCACGATGAACTGGTCAAGCACAAAATTCTGGATGCCATCGGGGACCTGTACCTTTTAGGTAATAGCCTGATTGGTCAGTTCGTTGGCTACAAGTCCGGACATGAGCTGAATAACAAGCTGGTTCGTTCTCTGCTGGAGAATGAAAAAGCCTGGGAGGTGGTGACATTCGAGGATGCTGAAGTGGCACCGATTTCCTATCTCAAACCTGTTGCGGTCACCGCTTGA
- the secA gene encoding preprotein translocase subunit SecA, whose protein sequence is MLASLVKKIIGSRNDRQLKRMGKLVKQINALEDQLSGLSDEELRGRTQSLKDRYQQGESLDALLPEAFAVVREGSKRSMGMRHFDVQLIGGITLHEGRIAEMRTGEGKTLMATLPVYLNAITGKGVHVVTVNDYLARRDAQWMSALYEFLGLTVGVVVPQQSPEEKRAAYQADITYGTNNEFGFDYLRDNMAFRKEDKFQRELHYAVVDEVDSILIDEARTPLIISGPAEDSSELYKQMNKLAPQLKKQEGELEEGEEPTGHYLLDEKTRQVELTEIGHLFIEEQLQKLGLLPEGESLYSAHNLNMLHHVNAALKAHVLFMRNVEYIVAEGEVLLVDEHTGRTMPGRRLSEGLHQALEAKEGLNIQAESQTLASTTFQNYFRLYEKLSGMTGTADTEAFELRQIYGLDVIVIPTHKPMVRKDGNDLVYLTIEEKYEAIIADIKETVEQGRPVLVGTASIDASELLSNALNKAKIPHNVLNAKFHEKEAEIIAQAGRPGAITIATNMAGRGTDITLGGSWEAELAAVADPSEEQEEQIRAEWQKRHKAVLEAGGLHIIGTERHESRRIDNQLRGRSGRQGDPGSSRFYLSLEDNLMRIFASDRVKSFMKALGMEKGEAIEHRMVTNAIEKAQRKVEGRNFDIRKQLLEYDDVANDQRRVVYKQRDELLNSENVQSSIDSMRDEVVNDIVSQHIPPESLEEQWDVKGLEQKLGAELAIQLPIQNWLDEDDKLEEESLREKILAQVIVHYKQKEELAGEEPLRNFEKHILLRVLDDKWKEHLATMDHLRQGIHLRGYAQKNPKQEYKREAFELFQSMLEDIKTDTIRILSHVQVQQDDKTEEMEERRRQELIRRMQFQHDQAQGIADDSGEEGELSQPSQPPQGVSEPFVRESRKVGRNEPCPCGSGKKYKQCHGRIV, encoded by the coding sequence ATGTTAGCTTCGTTAGTCAAAAAAATTATCGGCAGCCGGAATGATCGCCAGCTGAAACGCATGGGCAAGCTGGTCAAACAGATCAATGCTCTGGAAGATCAACTGTCTGGTCTCAGTGATGAAGAACTCAGGGGACGGACCCAGTCGCTTAAGGATCGCTATCAACAGGGCGAAAGTCTTGATGCCCTGCTGCCAGAGGCCTTTGCTGTCGTCAGAGAGGGCAGTAAGCGCAGCATGGGTATGAGGCATTTCGATGTCCAGCTGATCGGCGGTATTACTCTTCATGAAGGTCGCATCGCCGAGATGAGAACCGGTGAAGGCAAGACCCTGATGGCGACCCTGCCGGTCTACCTGAATGCCATCACTGGTAAGGGCGTTCACGTTGTTACGGTCAATGATTACCTGGCTCGTCGTGACGCCCAGTGGATGAGTGCTCTCTATGAATTTCTTGGCCTGACCGTTGGTGTCGTCGTTCCCCAGCAGTCTCCTGAAGAGAAAAGGGCAGCCTATCAGGCGGATATTACCTACGGTACCAACAATGAGTTTGGTTTCGACTATCTTCGCGACAACATGGCGTTTCGCAAGGAAGATAAGTTTCAGCGTGAATTGCACTACGCCGTTGTTGACGAAGTAGATTCGATCCTGATTGATGAAGCGCGTACGCCACTGATTATTTCCGGTCCGGCAGAAGATTCTTCTGAACTCTACAAGCAGATGAATAAGCTCGCTCCCCAGCTGAAAAAGCAGGAAGGAGAGCTGGAAGAAGGTGAAGAGCCAACCGGTCATTACCTGCTGGACGAAAAGACCCGTCAGGTTGAATTGACTGAGATCGGTCATCTGTTTATTGAAGAGCAGTTACAGAAGTTGGGATTGTTGCCTGAAGGTGAGAGTCTCTATTCTGCTCACAACCTGAATATGCTTCATCACGTGAATGCTGCTCTGAAAGCGCATGTGCTGTTTATGCGCAATGTCGAGTACATTGTCGCTGAAGGTGAAGTGCTGCTGGTGGACGAGCATACCGGTCGAACCATGCCGGGCCGTCGTCTCTCTGAAGGTCTGCATCAGGCGCTGGAAGCCAAGGAAGGGCTGAATATTCAGGCTGAGAGTCAGACTCTGGCCTCCACCACCTTCCAGAACTACTTCCGACTTTACGAAAAGCTTTCTGGTATGACCGGTACAGCGGATACAGAAGCTTTCGAACTTCGCCAGATTTATGGCCTGGACGTTATTGTTATCCCGACCCATAAACCGATGGTGCGTAAAGATGGTAACGACCTGGTTTATCTGACCATCGAAGAAAAATACGAAGCGATCATCGCCGACATCAAGGAAACCGTTGAACAGGGGCGTCCTGTTCTGGTGGGTACGGCCTCCATTGACGCTTCCGAGCTGCTGTCCAATGCCCTGAACAAGGCCAAGATTCCCCACAATGTCCTGAACGCCAAATTCCACGAGAAAGAAGCCGAGATCATTGCCCAGGCCGGTCGTCCGGGTGCGATTACCATTGCCACTAACATGGCAGGCCGTGGTACTGACATTACTTTAGGTGGTAGCTGGGAAGCCGAGCTTGCTGCGGTTGCAGACCCGAGCGAGGAGCAGGAAGAACAGATCAGGGCTGAATGGCAGAAGCGCCACAAGGCGGTTCTGGAAGCCGGTGGCTTGCATATTATCGGTACTGAGCGTCATGAATCCCGCCGTATCGACAACCAGTTGCGTGGTCGATCTGGTCGTCAGGGTGATCCCGGTTCCTCCCGTTTTTACCTGTCCCTGGAAGACAACCTGATGCGTATCTTTGCCTCTGACCGGGTGAAGAGCTTTATGAAAGCACTGGGTATGGAGAAAGGCGAAGCCATTGAGCACCGAATGGTGACCAATGCCATTGAAAAAGCCCAGCGTAAGGTTGAGGGCCGTAACTTCGATATTCGTAAGCAGTTGCTGGAATACGATGATGTCGCTAATGACCAGCGTCGAGTGGTCTACAAGCAGCGTGATGAGCTTCTGAACTCTGAAAACGTGCAGTCGAGCATCGACAGCATGAGAGACGAAGTGGTCAACGATATTGTTTCTCAGCACATTCCTCCTGAGAGTCTTGAAGAGCAGTGGGATGTCAAGGGTCTGGAGCAGAAGCTCGGAGCAGAACTGGCTATCCAGTTACCAATACAGAATTGGCTGGATGAAGATGACAAGCTGGAAGAAGAGTCGCTGAGAGAGAAAATTCTGGCCCAGGTCATCGTTCACTACAAGCAGAAAGAAGAGCTGGCGGGTGAGGAGCCTCTTAGGAACTTCGAGAAGCATATCCTGTTGCGCGTGCTGGATGACAAGTGGAAAGAGCACCTTGCCACCATGGATCACCTGCGTCAGGGTATTCACCTGAGAGGCTATGCCCAGAAGAACCCCAAGCAGGAATACAAGCGAGAAGCCTTTGAGCTGTTCCAGTCCATGCTGGAAGATATCAAAACCGACACCATTCGTATCCTTTCCCATGTCCAGGTTCAGCAGGATGATAAAACTGAGGAAATGGAAGAACGGCGTCGTCAGGAACTGATTCGTCGTATGCAGTTCCAGCACGATCAGGCTCAGGGCATAGCAGACGATTCTGGCGAAGAGGGTGAACTGTCTCAGCCTTCTCAGCCTCCTCAGGGTGTCAGTGAACCTTTCGTTCGTGAAAGTCGCAAAGTGGGTCGAAATGAGCCCTGTCCCTGTGGTTCTGGCAAGAAATACAAGCAGTGTCATGGCAGGATTGTCTGA
- the argJ gene encoding bifunctional glutamate N-acetyltransferase/amino-acid acetyltransferase ArgJ translates to MAVGSGNWPEMHPVKGFRLGTTAAGIKKQDRKDLVIMNWDSGASVAGVFTLNRFCAAPVHLARRRIHCSPEYFVINTGNANAGTGDQGMLDATEVCLALAEHANVQEDQVLPFSTGVIGEPLPVDKIVAGLPAAISYLSEDGWHRAGEGILTTDTRPKGASRQFAVDGKKYTVTGISKGSGMIKPNMATMLAFMATDVAVDQAVLQKLLSNAVNLSFNRITVDGDTSTNDCCMLVATGKAGNEPLTHSEGLLYQALKQAVEEVATALAQAIVRDGEGATKFLTIQVEQANSVADALEVAYTIAHSPLVKTAVFAFDPNWGRILAAVGRAEISELKIDKVAIWLNDVCIVEGGSVARSYTEAEGERVMNQEEILIRVQLGAGHITETLWTTDLSHEYVRINAEYRT, encoded by the coding sequence ATGGCAGTAGGATCAGGAAACTGGCCGGAAATGCATCCAGTGAAGGGCTTTCGTCTGGGAACAACAGCGGCGGGTATCAAGAAGCAGGACCGTAAGGATCTTGTGATTATGAATTGGGATTCGGGCGCTTCTGTTGCCGGAGTTTTCACCCTGAACCGTTTTTGTGCGGCTCCAGTCCATCTGGCCAGACGTCGTATTCACTGTTCGCCAGAGTATTTTGTGATTAACACCGGTAATGCCAATGCCGGTACTGGTGATCAGGGAATGCTGGACGCCACTGAAGTCTGTCTTGCACTGGCTGAACACGCCAACGTGCAGGAAGATCAGGTGTTGCCTTTTTCAACCGGTGTGATTGGTGAGCCTCTGCCCGTAGATAAAATAGTTGCTGGCCTGCCTGCTGCTATCTCGTATTTAAGTGAAGATGGCTGGCACCGGGCAGGAGAAGGCATCCTGACCACCGACACCCGGCCTAAAGGTGCCAGTCGGCAATTTGCAGTCGACGGTAAAAAGTACACAGTCACAGGAATCAGCAAAGGGTCAGGTATGATCAAGCCGAATATGGCGACCATGCTGGCTTTTATGGCCACCGATGTTGCTGTGGATCAGGCTGTTTTGCAAAAGCTCCTGTCTAATGCTGTCAATCTGTCGTTCAATAGAATCACTGTCGATGGTGATACTTCTACCAATGATTGTTGCATGCTGGTCGCCACGGGTAAGGCCGGGAATGAACCGTTAACCCATTCTGAAGGGCTTTTGTACCAGGCTCTGAAACAGGCGGTTGAAGAGGTCGCTACTGCTTTGGCGCAGGCCATTGTCAGAGATGGTGAAGGGGCTACCAAGTTTCTGACTATCCAGGTTGAACAGGCGAACAGTGTCGCAGATGCCCTTGAGGTCGCCTATACCATTGCCCACTCTCCTCTGGTCAAAACCGCAGTATTTGCCTTTGATCCAAACTGGGGCAGAATTCTTGCGGCAGTGGGGAGAGCTGAGATCAGTGAGCTGAAGATTGATAAGGTTGCCATCTGGCTAAACGACGTTTGCATTGTAGAAGGTGGCAGTGTTGCCCGCTCCTACACCGAAGCGGAAGGTGAGCGTGTCATGAATCAGGAAGAGATTCTGATCCGTGTTCAGCTGGGTGCCGGTCATATCACAGAAACGCTCTGGACGACGGATCTTTCCCATGAGTATGTTCGAATCAATGCTGAATATCGAACTTGA
- a CDS encoding cell division protein FtsQ/DivIB: MFKQNQKSSDVSGNRSRGASRERDKGRVRSIPWQRCLGLTAICALGGVLLWIWPTLMMWVNQPIARVEVRSTFNYLEPGEVEKQLAPWLVNRFFYLDLKAMREVVLDMPWVREVSLRREWPNTLIVRLEERKPIARWQDDALIDEDGGVFRPESLEAFSKLPKLAGREDRSQDIMQQYLAFSQVIRPLGVAVRELQLSTTDSWWLRVDHVEVNLGRDRRMERLQRFIRLYHARLDDRWQDVKRIDLRYLNGASVAWKQP, translated from the coding sequence TTGTTCAAACAGAATCAGAAGTCATCTGACGTCTCAGGTAATCGTAGTCGTGGAGCGAGTCGGGAAAGGGATAAAGGGCGGGTTCGCTCTATTCCATGGCAGCGTTGCCTGGGACTGACGGCTATCTGTGCTCTGGGCGGAGTGCTGCTCTGGATTTGGCCAACATTGATGATGTGGGTTAATCAGCCGATAGCACGGGTGGAGGTGCGTTCCACGTTCAATTATCTGGAACCTGGTGAAGTTGAAAAACAGCTGGCGCCCTGGTTGGTTAACCGGTTTTTTTACCTTGACCTGAAAGCGATGCGCGAGGTTGTTCTGGATATGCCGTGGGTAAGAGAAGTCAGCCTGCGTCGAGAGTGGCCGAATACTCTGATCGTCAGGCTGGAAGAGCGAAAACCTATTGCCCGTTGGCAGGATGACGCTTTAATTGATGAGGATGGAGGCGTCTTCAGGCCAGAGTCTTTGGAAGCTTTCAGTAAGCTGCCAAAGCTGGCAGGTCGGGAAGATCGTTCTCAGGATATTATGCAGCAATACCTGGCGTTTAGTCAGGTGATCAGGCCCCTTGGGGTCGCCGTTCGAGAGTTACAGCTCAGTACAACGGATTCCTGGTGGCTGAGAGTGGATCATGTTGAAGTCAATCTTGGGCGTGATCGCAGAATGGAAAGATTGCAGCGTTTTATCAGGCTGTACCATGCAAGGCTTGATGATCGCTGGCAGGATGTAAAGCGCATTGATTTGCGCTATTTGAATGGGGCTTCGGTTGCCTGGAAACAGCCATGA